The Nitrogeniibacter aestuarii genome has a window encoding:
- the mutS gene encoding DNA mismatch repair protein MutS — protein sequence MTKSTLRPLDGHTPMMQQYITLKNEYPELLLFYRMGDFYELFFEDAEKAARLLDITLTTRGKSAGEPIKMAGVPHHAIEQHLARLVKLGESVVIAEQVGEPGATKGPMERAVSRIVTPGTLTDAALLDDRRDALLLALHLNRGRLGLAWLNLANGDLRALECAPEQLQAQIERLRPAEVLISDALKLPLIHTLAPATKKLPDWQFDTDNGRRQLTEHFGTRDLSGFNADEMTVALAALDALYGYASSTQQQSLGHVTGLRVESESEFIRIDAATRRNLELTETLRGEASPTLLSSLDTCVTSMGSRWLRHAIHHPLRNRQHVSDRHAAVAELLGDAGDGVGGVIRSHMRGIADVERITARIALRSARPRDLSSLRDTLNTVPRIVAELELAQAPLLVQLREALIPPAESMSLLTRAIAPEPSTVLRDGGVIAEGYDEELDELRNIQANCGEFLMALETRERERTGIATLKVEYNRVHGFYIEIGKTHSEKVPDDYRRRQTLKNAERYITPELKSFEDKALSAQERALSREKLLYEQILDVLGAEIPPLQQVARALATLDGLAALSEVAARHDYRCPVLSDQPGIRIEGGRHPVVERQVDEFIANGCRLSPTRRMLMITGPNMGGKSTFMRQVALITLMAHIGSFVPADEAHIGPIDAIFTRIGASDDLASGRSTFMVEMTEAAAILNGATENSLVLMDEIGRGTSTFDGLALAFAIARHLLEKTRSLTLFATHYFELTRLNGDYPECANVHLDAVEHGHRIVFLHALEEGPASQSYGIEVAALAGIPAAVVRDARRRLRALENREVGSDSQPDLFAALPVEEPEAPAHPAVAALADLDPDDMSPREALEQLYALKRLVKM from the coding sequence ATGACGAAATCCACCCTCCGACCACTCGATGGGCACACGCCCATGATGCAGCAGTACATCACGCTCAAGAACGAGTATCCAGAACTGCTGCTGTTCTACCGGATGGGCGATTTCTACGAACTGTTTTTTGAAGACGCCGAAAAAGCCGCACGCCTGCTCGACATCACGCTGACAACCCGCGGCAAGTCCGCTGGCGAACCGATCAAGATGGCCGGGGTGCCGCACCATGCTATCGAGCAGCACTTGGCGCGCTTGGTCAAGCTCGGCGAATCCGTCGTGATTGCTGAGCAAGTCGGCGAACCTGGTGCCACCAAAGGCCCCATGGAAAGGGCCGTTTCGCGCATCGTCACTCCCGGCACGCTCACCGACGCCGCCCTGCTCGACGACCGTCGCGATGCATTGCTGCTTGCGCTCCACCTCAATCGGGGCCGTCTCGGGCTGGCGTGGCTGAATCTGGCCAATGGCGATTTGCGCGCGCTCGAATGCGCCCCGGAGCAACTCCAGGCTCAAATTGAACGACTGCGACCGGCAGAAGTCCTGATTTCCGACGCCCTCAAGCTCCCGCTGATTCACACGCTCGCGCCGGCAACAAAAAAGTTGCCTGACTGGCAGTTCGACACCGACAACGGACGGCGCCAGCTGACCGAACACTTTGGCACGCGCGACCTGAGTGGCTTCAATGCCGACGAAATGACGGTGGCCCTGGCCGCACTCGACGCCCTGTATGGCTACGCGAGCAGCACCCAGCAGCAAAGCCTTGGCCATGTCACCGGGCTGCGTGTCGAGTCGGAGTCCGAGTTCATTCGTATCGACGCCGCCACCCGCCGCAATCTTGAGTTGACCGAGACACTTCGCGGCGAGGCCTCACCGACCCTGCTCTCCAGCCTCGACACCTGCGTGACCAGCATGGGTTCGCGCTGGTTGCGCCACGCCATTCACCATCCGCTGCGCAACCGTCAGCACGTGTCAGACCGCCACGCTGCGGTTGCGGAACTCCTGGGTGACGCGGGCGATGGAGTCGGCGGTGTCATCCGGTCGCACATGCGTGGCATCGCCGATGTCGAACGGATTACCGCTCGTATCGCACTGCGTTCGGCACGCCCGAGAGATCTGTCCTCGTTGCGCGATACGCTCAACACAGTGCCCCGGATCGTCGCCGAACTCGAACTGGCACAGGCCCCGCTGCTGGTGCAGCTTCGGGAAGCACTCATACCCCCCGCCGAGAGCATGTCGCTTCTGACGCGTGCCATTGCGCCCGAGCCGTCGACTGTCCTGCGCGACGGTGGCGTAATTGCAGAAGGCTACGACGAAGAACTCGACGAATTACGCAACATCCAGGCGAACTGCGGCGAATTCCTCATGGCGCTCGAGACCCGTGAGCGCGAGCGTACGGGGATCGCGACGCTGAAGGTCGAGTACAACCGGGTGCACGGCTTTTACATCGAGATCGGCAAGACCCATTCCGAGAAAGTACCGGACGACTACCGCCGACGTCAGACACTCAAGAACGCCGAGCGCTACATCACCCCGGAACTCAAGAGTTTCGAAGACAAAGCGCTATCAGCGCAGGAACGTGCCTTGAGCCGCGAGAAGCTGCTCTATGAGCAGATTCTCGACGTACTCGGCGCTGAGATTCCGCCACTCCAGCAAGTGGCGCGCGCACTGGCCACCCTCGACGGTCTTGCCGCGCTCAGCGAAGTAGCCGCGCGTCACGACTACCGATGCCCGGTACTTTCCGACCAGCCGGGCATTCGCATCGAAGGGGGTCGCCATCCGGTGGTCGAACGCCAGGTGGACGAGTTCATCGCCAACGGCTGCCGCCTCTCGCCAACCCGGCGCATGCTGATGATCACCGGCCCGAACATGGGCGGTAAATCGACCTTCATGCGCCAGGTGGCCCTGATTACGCTGATGGCCCACATCGGCAGTTTCGTCCCGGCCGATGAGGCTCACATCGGGCCGATCGACGCCATCTTCACCCGCATCGGCGCGTCCGACGACCTGGCCTCGGGCCGCTCGACCTTCATGGTCGAGATGACCGAAGCGGCGGCCATCCTCAACGGTGCCACCGAAAACTCGCTGGTGCTCATGGACGAAATCGGCCGTGGCACCTCGACGTTCGATGGTCTCGCACTGGCCTTTGCCATTGCGCGCCACCTGCTCGAAAAGACCCGCAGCCTGACGCTGTTCGCCACCCACTACTTCGAACTGACACGCCTGAACGGCGACTACCCCGAATGCGCAAACGTCCATCTCGATGCCGTCGAGCATGGCCATCGCATCGTGTTTCTGCATGCACTTGAAGAGGGCCCTGCCAGTCAGAGCTACGGGATCGAAGTGGCGGCACTCGCCGGCATCCCGGCTGCGGTTGTTCGCGATGCTCGCCGCCGTCTTCGTGCCCTGGAAAATCGCGAGGTCGGCAGCGACTCCCAGCCTGATCTGTTTGCAGCACTGCCCGTCGAAGAGCCTGAGGCACCTGCCCACCCGGCCGTTGCTGCCCTGGCCGACCTGGACCCGGATGACATGAGCCCGCGCGAAGCGCTTGAGCAACTGTACGCGCTCAAGCGTCTCGTCAAGATGTAA
- the rnhA gene encoding ribonuclease HI, with protein sequence MTELVEIFTDGACSGNPGPGGWGAILRSGEHEKTLYGGEPDTTNNRMELLAVIRALETLKRPVKARVHTDSQYVQKGISEWIHGWKKKGWMTAARKPVKNADLWKALDEAQAAHEVEWVWVKGHAGHVENERADALARQGVDDIRAKSRA encoded by the coding sequence ATGACTGAACTGGTCGAAATATTTACCGATGGTGCGTGCAGCGGCAATCCCGGTCCGGGGGGCTGGGGGGCGATCCTGCGTTCGGGCGAACATGAAAAGACCTTGTACGGTGGCGAGCCCGATACCACCAACAACCGCATGGAACTGCTCGCGGTCATCCGCGCGCTCGAGACGCTCAAACGACCGGTAAAGGCACGTGTCCATACCGACAGCCAGTACGTGCAAAAAGGGATTTCCGAGTGGATTCACGGCTGGAAGAAAAAGGGCTGGATGACGGCGGCCAGAAAACCGGTGAAGAATGCCGATCTGTGGAAAGCACTGGATGAGGCTCAGGCGGCTCACGAAGTGGAGTGGGTCTGGGTCAAGGGCCACGCCGGACATGTGGAAAACGAGCGCGCCGACGCGCTGGCGCGTCAGGGCGTCGATGACATTCGCGCAAAGTCGCGCGCCTGA
- a CDS encoding inositol monophosphatase family protein → MHPTLSIAIKAARRAGNTINRNANDVDRIRVEAKAANDFVTEVDRAAEAAIIETLLDAYPGHGILAEESGISAGNPDSEFQWIIDPLDGTTNFIHGFPQYAVSIALTKNGVLDQAVVYDPTRNELFTASKGAGATLNERRIRVSRRTKLAESLIATGFPFREFDHVDAYLAMFKDICQKTAGIRRPGSAALDLCYVACGRVDGFWEMGLSPWDMAAGALIIQEAGGLISDLAGESDYLKTGNLVAGTPKVFGQMLPIIQSHRPEGVTA, encoded by the coding sequence ATGCACCCCACGCTCTCCATTGCCATCAAGGCAGCGCGCCGCGCCGGCAACACCATCAACCGCAACGCCAATGACGTGGACCGGATTCGCGTCGAGGCCAAAGCGGCCAACGACTTCGTCACCGAGGTGGATCGCGCCGCAGAAGCCGCGATCATCGAGACCTTACTCGACGCCTATCCGGGGCACGGCATTCTAGCAGAAGAGTCGGGCATCTCCGCCGGCAACCCGGACAGCGAATTCCAGTGGATTATCGACCCGCTCGATGGCACGACCAACTTCATCCACGGGTTTCCTCAGTACGCCGTGTCGATCGCGCTGACAAAAAACGGCGTGCTTGATCAGGCAGTGGTTTACGACCCCACGCGCAACGAGTTGTTCACCGCCTCGAAAGGCGCAGGGGCAACGCTCAACGAACGTCGCATTCGCGTCTCGCGCCGTACGAAACTCGCCGAGTCGCTGATCGCCACTGGCTTCCCGTTCCGCGAATTCGACCACGTGGACGCTTACCTGGCCATGTTCAAGGACATCTGTCAGAAAACGGCCGGCATTCGCCGTCCGGGCTCTGCCGCACTCGACCTGTGCTATGTCGCCTGCGGCCGTGTGGACGGCTTCTGGGAAATGGGCCTGTCGCCCTGGGACATGGCAGCGGGCGCGCTGATCATTCAGGAAGCGGGCGGACTGATCAGCGATCTTGCGGGCGAGTCGGACTACCTCAAGACCGGTAACTTGGTCGCCGGGACACCCAAGGTCTTCGGTCAGATGCTCCCCATCATCCAGTCGCACCGGCCCGAAGGCGTCACGGCCTGA
- the iscR gene encoding Fe-S cluster assembly transcriptional regulator IscR: MRLTTKGRFAVTAMIDLALRQDGGPVTLAGIAERQSISLSYLEQLFGKLRRHELVSSVRGPGGGYTLARGMTDITVADIIVAVDEPLDATQCGGKGNCHDEHVCMTHDLWTNLNKRMFEYLDSVTLKGLVEQQHARASKIAVLKDKRESRADGASVAA, from the coding sequence ATGAGACTGACCACGAAAGGCCGTTTTGCAGTGACAGCGATGATCGATCTTGCGCTCAGGCAAGACGGTGGTCCCGTGACCTTGGCAGGTATCGCAGAGCGTCAGAGCATCTCCCTGTCTTACCTGGAGCAGTTGTTCGGCAAGCTGCGCCGCCATGAGCTTGTGTCAAGCGTACGCGGCCCGGGTGGTGGCTACACGCTGGCTCGGGGTATGACGGACATCACGGTCGCCGACATCATCGTGGCGGTGGATGAGCCACTTGATGCCACACAGTGCGGCGGCAAAGGCAACTGCCACGACGAACATGTGTGCATGACGCACGATCTTTGGACCAACCTGAACAAGCGCATGTTCGAGTATCTCGACTCAGTGACGTTGAAGGGTCTGGTCGAGCAGCAGCATGCTCGGGCTTCGAAGATCGCTGTCCTCAAGGACAAGCGTGAGAGCCGTGCCGACGGGGCTTCCGTGGCCGCCTGA
- a CDS encoding IscS subfamily cysteine desulfurase, translating into MKFPIYLDYSATTPVDPRVADKMIPYLVEHFGNPASRSHAYGWEADKAVEEARAEVAALVNADPKEIVWTSGATESNNLAIKGAAQFYQSKGQHIITVKTEHKAVLDTVRELERQGFEATYLDVKEDGLIDMDALKAAIRPDTTVISVMFVNNEIGVIQPIEEIGELCRERGIVFHVDAAQATGKVEIDLQKLKVDLMSFSAHKTYGPKGIGALYVRRKPRVRLIAQMHGGGHERGMRSGTLATHQIVGMGEAFRIAREEMAVENERVRMLRDRLMNGLTEIEETYINGDVEHRVPHNLNISFNYVEGESLIMAIKDIAVSSGSACTSASLEPSYVLRALGRNDELAHSSIRFSIGRFTTEEEVDFTIELLHQKIGKLRELSPLWEMVQEGIDLNTVQWAAH; encoded by the coding sequence ATGAAGTTTCCGATTTACCTCGACTACTCGGCCACGACGCCGGTCGACCCGCGCGTTGCCGACAAGATGATTCCCTACCTCGTGGAGCACTTCGGCAATCCGGCGAGTCGCTCGCACGCCTACGGCTGGGAGGCGGACAAGGCGGTCGAGGAGGCGCGGGCTGAAGTTGCGGCCCTGGTCAATGCCGATCCGAAGGAAATCGTCTGGACCTCCGGTGCGACCGAGTCGAACAACCTGGCGATCAAGGGGGCTGCGCAGTTCTATCAGAGCAAGGGCCAGCACATCATCACCGTCAAGACCGAGCACAAGGCTGTGCTCGATACGGTGCGGGAGCTCGAACGCCAAGGCTTCGAAGCAACCTACCTGGATGTCAAGGAAGACGGTCTGATCGACATGGACGCGCTCAAGGCAGCGATTCGCCCCGATACCACCGTCATCTCGGTGATGTTCGTGAATAACGAAATCGGCGTGATCCAGCCGATCGAAGAGATCGGTGAGCTATGTCGCGAACGTGGCATCGTGTTCCATGTGGATGCTGCGCAGGCGACCGGCAAGGTGGAGATCGATCTCCAGAAACTGAAGGTTGATCTCATGTCGTTCTCCGCCCACAAGACGTACGGGCCGAAAGGCATCGGTGCGCTCTATGTTCGGCGCAAGCCGCGTGTGCGCCTGATCGCCCAGATGCACGGCGGTGGTCATGAGCGTGGGATGCGCTCAGGTACGCTGGCAACGCATCAGATCGTGGGCATGGGTGAGGCCTTCCGCATTGCTCGCGAGGAAATGGCGGTGGAGAACGAGCGTGTGCGCATGCTTCGCGACCGTCTCATGAACGGGCTGACGGAAATCGAGGAAACCTACATCAATGGTGATGTCGAACACCGTGTGCCTCACAACCTGAATATCTCTTTCAATTACGTGGAAGGTGAATCCCTGATCATGGCGATCAAGGACATTGCCGTTTCGAGTGGTTCGGCCTGTACATCAGCCAGTCTCGAGCCGTCCTATGTGCTGCGTGCGCTGGGGCGGAATGACGAGTTGGCGCACAGTTCCATCCGCTTTTCGATCGGCCGCTTTACCACGGAAGAGGAAGTCGATTTCACCATCGAGCTGCTGCACCAGAAGATCGGCAAGCTGCGTGAGCTCTCGCCGCTCTGGGAAATGGTGCAGGAAGGCATCGATCTGAATACGGTTCAGTGGGCCGCCCACTGA
- the cysE gene encoding serine O-acetyltransferase, translating into MPDKNNDTEPSMFSRLREDIASVRSRDPAARSTLEVLTCYPGIHALFFHRFAHGAWTRGWFWLGRFISHVSRFLTGIEIHPGAVIGRRVFIDHGFGVVIGETAEVGDDCTIYQGVTLGGTSLYRGEKRHPTLGRGVVIGAGAKVLGGFTVGDGAKVGSNAVVVKPVPEGATAVGNPARVLDRSKDDERAQRAEQMGFSAYGVTRDMDDPLAKAFHGLLDHAVDTDRRLEALLCRLEAAGISLDDEEKRCDNLDAERLSKMVD; encoded by the coding sequence GTGCCGGACAAGAACAACGATACGGAGCCCTCAATGTTCAGCCGTTTGCGTGAAGATATCGCCAGTGTTCGAAGCCGCGACCCCGCCGCCCGTTCGACCCTGGAGGTGCTCACCTGTTATCCAGGCATCCATGCGCTCTTCTTTCATCGCTTTGCCCACGGTGCATGGACTCGCGGCTGGTTCTGGCTCGGTCGGTTCATCAGTCATGTCAGCCGGTTTCTCACCGGTATCGAGATTCACCCGGGTGCGGTGATCGGTCGGCGTGTTTTCATCGACCACGGTTTTGGTGTCGTGATCGGGGAGACGGCAGAAGTCGGGGACGATTGCACGATCTACCAGGGGGTAACCCTGGGGGGTACTTCACTCTATCGGGGTGAAAAGCGCCATCCGACGCTGGGGCGTGGGGTCGTGATCGGCGCGGGCGCCAAGGTGCTGGGGGGCTTCACTGTCGGTGACGGTGCCAAGGTGGGATCAAATGCCGTGGTGGTCAAACCGGTGCCGGAAGGGGCCACTGCGGTGGGCAACCCGGCGCGGGTTCTGGATCGTTCGAAAGATGACGAGCGCGCCCAGAGAGCCGAGCAGATGGGGTTCTCGGCCTACGGTGTCACGCGCGACATGGATGATCCACTGGCCAAGGCATTCCACGGTCTGCTCGATCATGCCGTTGATACCGATCGCCGTCTTGAGGCATTGCTGTGTCGCCTTGAGGCGGCGGGCATTTCGCTTGATGACGAAGAGAAGCGCTGTGACAACCTTGATGCCGAGCGCCTGAGCAAGATGGTGGATTGA
- a CDS encoding RNA methyltransferase, translating into MKGPTVLDRVRVVLTRTSHPGNIGGAARAMKTMGLSQLVLVSPHAFPSEVATARASGATDVLENARVVETLEEALEGTVFAAAMTARRRELSLPMQWSREAAVEVGQYAQHGDVALVFGNETSGLSNEELALCHLPVMIPTNPEYSSLNLASAVQILCYEMRMALSSRGEAPDGLGQPASFDDVEGFYGHLEAAMVRSGFHDPANPRKLMTRIRRLFGRVRLEREEVGILRGILSALDKKVD; encoded by the coding sequence ATGAAAGGCCCCACTGTGCTTGATCGCGTTCGCGTGGTGCTGACCCGCACCAGCCATCCAGGCAATATCGGGGGCGCAGCCCGCGCCATGAAAACTATGGGCCTGAGTCAGCTGGTGTTGGTCTCTCCTCATGCCTTCCCGAGTGAAGTTGCCACCGCACGGGCGTCAGGTGCGACGGATGTACTCGAAAACGCTCGTGTCGTCGAAACGCTTGAAGAGGCGCTCGAGGGCACTGTCTTTGCCGCTGCCATGACCGCGCGCCGGCGAGAGCTTTCTCTTCCGATGCAGTGGTCCAGAGAGGCGGCTGTCGAGGTTGGGCAGTACGCACAGCACGGTGATGTTGCCCTCGTATTCGGAAATGAAACGAGTGGCTTGTCGAATGAAGAACTGGCCTTGTGTCACCTGCCGGTGATGATTCCGACCAACCCGGAATACAGCTCGCTGAATCTCGCTTCGGCCGTTCAGATCCTGTGCTACGAGATGCGCATGGCGCTGTCTTCACGAGGTGAAGCGCCCGATGGTTTGGGTCAGCCTGCAAGCTTTGACGATGTTGAAGGGTTCTATGGTCATCTGGAGGCTGCGATGGTTCGCAGCGGTTTCCATGATCCAGCCAACCCGCGCAAGCTCATGACGCGCATCCGGCGGCTCTTCGGACGGGTTCGACTCGAGCGCGAAGAGGTAGGGATTCTGCGCGGCATCCTCAGTGCGCTGGATAAAAAAGTCGATTAA
- a CDS encoding fused MFS/spermidine synthase: MDNPIDIREEGGVRYLHFGTDWVQGAMRIRTPFALELAYTREMLTALLLHDGPWPRRILSIGLGAGSLAKFIYRKLPDSHHTIVEIEPRVAAIAQSCFNLPRPDSRMALEIEDGLAFMEHTTDQWDLVLLDAYDHDVKTGPFTSIDFYRTVKSRLSDQGVLSINLFNRARRYESTTSRLGYAFDDRAIHFPSTDEGNYIGLAFNGERVQSDEATLRTRAEVLKEDTGLDLRPVIARLLSAGNARHGKLDL; encoded by the coding sequence ATGGACAACCCCATCGACATTCGCGAAGAAGGTGGCGTGCGCTACCTGCATTTCGGCACTGACTGGGTGCAGGGCGCGATGCGCATTCGCACGCCATTCGCGCTCGAACTGGCTTATACCCGCGAAATGCTCACGGCACTCTTGCTGCATGATGGCCCATGGCCCCGCCGCATTCTGTCGATCGGCCTCGGCGCCGGATCACTGGCGAAATTCATCTACCGCAAACTGCCCGATTCACATCACACCATCGTCGAAATCGAACCACGGGTCGCCGCAATTGCGCAAAGCTGTTTCAATCTGCCACGCCCGGACAGCCGCATGGCACTGGAGATCGAGGACGGCCTCGCGTTCATGGAACACACCACCGATCAGTGGGATCTGGTGCTTCTCGACGCCTACGATCACGACGTCAAGACAGGACCATTTACGTCGATTGATTTCTACCGCACAGTGAAATCCAGGCTGAGTGACCAGGGCGTCTTGTCGATCAACCTGTTCAACCGGGCGCGGCGCTATGAAAGCACCACGTCCCGACTGGGTTACGCGTTCGATGACCGGGCCATTCATTTTCCCTCCACCGACGAAGGAAACTACATCGGCCTGGCGTTCAACGGCGAACGGGTGCAGAGCGACGAAGCCACCCTTCGGACGCGCGCCGAGGTGCTCAAGGAAGACACCGGACTGGATCTGCGCCCGGTGATTGCGCGCCTGCTCAGTGCCGGCAACGCGCGCCACGGAAAACTGGATCTGTAG
- the dnaQ gene encoding DNA polymerase III subunit epsilon has protein sequence MRQIVLDTETTGLEWRNGDRVIEIGCVELVDRKLTGRHYHVYINPDREIDIGAIEVHGITNEFLADKPRFKDVVAEFEDFVRDGELVIHNAAFDVGFLDNELGLLNRDRLNVICGGVIDTLKMAKEMNPGKKATLDALCDRYEIDNARRTLHGALLDAELLAEVYLAMTRGQESLIIGLDDDDGPADNVAGGVDLSNRAPLRVVRASDDELQAHNDVLSEIAKATKGACMWLLPEPAEAPAE, from the coding sequence ATGAGACAAATCGTACTGGATACGGAAACGACGGGGCTGGAGTGGCGCAATGGTGATCGCGTCATCGAGATCGGCTGTGTGGAGCTGGTCGATCGCAAGCTGACCGGGCGCCACTATCACGTCTACATCAACCCGGATCGCGAAATCGACATTGGCGCGATCGAGGTGCATGGCATCACCAACGAATTTCTCGCAGACAAACCGCGCTTCAAGGATGTCGTGGCGGAGTTTGAGGATTTCGTTCGCGATGGCGAGTTGGTGATCCACAACGCGGCCTTTGACGTGGGTTTTCTTGATAACGAGCTTGGGCTGCTCAATCGCGATCGACTGAACGTCATTTGTGGCGGGGTGATCGATACGCTCAAGATGGCCAAGGAGATGAACCCGGGTAAAAAGGCCACCCTCGACGCCTTGTGCGATCGCTACGAAATCGACAATGCGCGGCGTACGCTACACGGCGCTTTGCTCGATGCCGAGTTGCTGGCGGAAGTCTATCTGGCGATGACGCGCGGGCAGGAGAGTCTCATCATCGGGCTTGATGACGATGACGGTCCGGCCGACAACGTGGCCGGTGGTGTCGATCTGAGTAATCGTGCGCCCTTGCGCGTCGTTCGTGCGTCGGATGACGAATTGCAGGCACACAACGACGTGCTGTCCGAGATCGCCAAGGCCACAAAAGGGGCGTGCATGTGGTTACTCCCGGAGCCTGCAGAGGCTCCCGCCGAATAG
- a CDS encoding class I SAM-dependent methyltransferase, translated as MSPQKRPLTPAEQVQDLDRWLESPVGQYVMGWEAACFDDMVSDMFGYHAVQVGMTQFDFLRNNRIPAHHMCAAPGHGAAKEGDVFALPEALPFESGSVDLVLLPHVLGFSANPHQVLREVERILVPEGQLIISGFNPASLWGLRRLTKRQRIHFPWRGHYLSVGRLKDWLELLSFDARSGRFGVYAPPMAQAKWIERFRFMDKAGQRWWPVCGGVYMMHAIKRVHGMRLIQPKWRTKKAAVKALAPVTQRGRRVVNGYRNMND; from the coding sequence ATGTCTCCTCAAAAACGTCCACTGACACCTGCCGAGCAAGTCCAGGACCTCGACCGATGGCTCGAATCGCCTGTCGGCCAGTACGTCATGGGCTGGGAGGCCGCGTGTTTTGACGACATGGTATCCGATATGTTCGGTTACCACGCCGTGCAGGTGGGCATGACCCAATTCGATTTTCTGCGCAACAATCGCATCCCGGCCCATCACATGTGTGCGGCGCCCGGGCACGGTGCGGCCAAGGAAGGCGACGTTTTTGCCTTGCCCGAAGCACTTCCTTTCGAGTCCGGCAGTGTGGATCTGGTTCTGTTGCCGCATGTGCTCGGTTTTTCGGCCAATCCGCATCAGGTGTTGCGTGAGGTCGAGCGAATACTGGTGCCTGAAGGGCAGCTGATCATCTCTGGTTTCAATCCGGCGAGCCTGTGGGGCTTGCGCCGACTCACCAAACGTCAGCGCATTCACTTTCCATGGCGCGGGCATTACCTGTCGGTGGGGCGGCTCAAGGATTGGCTCGAGTTGTTGAGCTTCGACGCACGAAGTGGACGTTTTGGCGTCTATGCGCCGCCCATGGCGCAGGCCAAGTGGATTGAACGATTCCGCTTCATGGACAAGGCCGGGCAACGATGGTGGCCGGTATGTGGCGGTGTTTACATGATGCACGCCATCAAGCGCGTGCATGGAATGCGACTCATACAGCCCAAGTGGCGAACGAAGAAGGCGGCCGTCAAGGCGCTTGCGCCCGTGACCCAGCGAGGGCGCCGGGTCGTCAATGGTTACAGGAACATGAATGACTGA
- a CDS encoding cysteine desulfurase family protein, which translates to MFAPTYLDHNATTPLDPAVREVMLPYLDGRFGNASSRHEYGRQARSAIEAARAQVAAAVGAHKTEVVFTSGGSEANNLFLKGVAATTKPGVVVISRLEHPCVREPARQLTRAGWAMETVGVDAQGVINMSDVERALATGPRMVSVMLANNETGVIQPVDEIAAAARAAGVWMHTDAVQALGKLPVDFRALGVNAMSISAHKIYGPLGAGALIVDKRVDLAPLIAGGGQERGLRSGTENVAAIVGFGKACELAVARRDSEMQRQAVLRDELDNALASLGATIFGRAAPRLAGTTFFAFAGIDGETLVGKLDREGFACASGSACSSADPEPSKTLLAMGVEPNTARNAVRVSTGMSTTRSDMTRFIDVLRVQVDALRGLRAVTVE; encoded by the coding sequence GTGTTTGCGCCGACCTACCTCGATCACAACGCGACGACGCCGCTCGATCCTGCGGTGCGTGAAGTGATGCTGCCTTACCTGGATGGACGCTTCGGCAATGCGTCGAGCCGTCACGAGTACGGGCGTCAGGCTCGCTCTGCCATTGAGGCTGCCCGCGCTCAGGTGGCAGCGGCGGTTGGTGCTCACAAGACAGAAGTCGTTTTTACCAGTGGCGGCTCAGAGGCGAACAACCTTTTTCTGAAGGGTGTGGCTGCAACGACGAAACCTGGTGTGGTCGTGATTTCCCGACTTGAGCACCCCTGTGTGCGCGAGCCGGCCCGACAACTGACAAGAGCCGGTTGGGCGATGGAAACCGTGGGTGTAGACGCTCAGGGTGTCATCAATATGTCTGACGTCGAGCGGGCACTGGCCACCGGTCCGCGGATGGTGTCGGTCATGCTCGCCAACAATGAAACGGGTGTGATTCAACCGGTTGACGAGATTGCCGCTGCGGCACGAGCAGCAGGCGTATGGATGCATACCGACGCCGTCCAGGCACTCGGCAAGTTGCCGGTTGATTTTCGTGCTCTGGGTGTGAATGCGATGAGCATCTCGGCCCACAAGATTTACGGGCCGCTGGGTGCGGGCGCGCTGATTGTGGACAAGCGGGTCGATCTGGCGCCGTTGATCGCGGGTGGTGGTCAGGAGCGGGGTTTGCGTTCAGGGACCGAGAACGTGGCGGCCATCGTTGGATTCGGCAAGGCCTGCGAACTCGCCGTGGCACGTCGCGACAGCGAGATGCAGCGACAGGCTGTGCTTCGGGATGAACTGGACAATGCGCTCGCGTCACTCGGGGCTACGATTTTCGGTCGCGCTGCACCTCGACTTGCGGGGACGACTTTTTTTGCTTTTGCCGGTATCGACGGTGAAACCCTGGTCGGCAAGCTGGATCGGGAGGGTTTTGCATGTGCGAGCGGGTCTGCCTGTTCGAGTGCCGATCCTGAGCCGTCGAAAACGCTGCTTGCCATGGGTGTTGAGCCCAATACGGCGCGTAACGCGGTGCGGGTGAGTACCGGCATGAGTACGACTCGGTCGGACATGACACGTTTTATCGACGTGCTGCGCGTGCAAGTGGATGCACTTCGGGGCCTAAGAGCGGTCACGGTTGAATAG